The following proteins are encoded in a genomic region of Ailuropoda melanoleuca isolate Jingjing chromosome 10, ASM200744v2, whole genome shotgun sequence:
- the AIG1 gene encoding androgen-induced gene 1 protein isoform X15 codes for MALIPCQVLRVAILLSYCSILCNYKAIEMPSHQTYGGSWKFLTFIDLWLRLKASLAP; via the exons ATGGCGCTTATCCCGTGCCAGGTGCTGAGGGTGGCGATCCTGCTGTCCTACTGCTCTATCCTGTGCAACTACAAGGCCATCGAAATGCCCTCGCATCAGACCTACGGCGGGAGCTGGAAATTCCTGACGTTCATTGATCTG TGGTTGCGTCTAAAGGCCTCGCTGGCGCCGTAG